A genomic region of Rheinheimera sp. MMS21-TC3 contains the following coding sequences:
- a CDS encoding bifunctional protein-serine/threonine kinase/phosphatase produces the protein MSEQQLQLAYCQLSKAGIKPTNEDAVASYIPQDAHLVTYKGACFALADGVSTAEAGQQASLLAVQRFTKDYPQTPDSWSVSYSAEQLLKTINAQLYQLSHGFSHSHGQENKGYLTTFTALVLKSQTAHFFHVGDSRLYHLRDGVLQQLTQDHTTILSDKRQFLGRALGMDAKVSADYANISILAGDRFLLTSDGIHDFITEPKLIELMQQADLKQAVTALHDTAMASASNDNLSAVLVEVLSIPKQSLDDLNQQLTRLPFPPALEPGMKIDGYLVLKELFASSRSHLYLVKDESTATELVLKCPSINFDDDHFYIDRFIREEWIGLRIQSEHVVKVIRQDRPRTFLYYLMEYLPGQSLDKWFAEQPQPLKPSLAISLVKQIAQGLQAFHQVGAIHQDLKPGNVLRLPDGKLKVVDFGSVYVASLAEIYSPMQQDIALGTASYSDPQYLLGHNSGIQGDIYALATISYELFTGGQLPYGDAVEECRTAADYDKLRYRSASQFNAVIPTWFDRALEKGVSLSLNQRYQTLNQLLTDLQQPNPEFLHQEVKQEHKTNPLLFWQLLSGFWFITLLLVVWLFILRR, from the coding sequence CTATATACCACAAGATGCTCACCTTGTTACTTATAAAGGCGCCTGTTTTGCTTTAGCCGATGGTGTTAGTACGGCTGAAGCCGGCCAGCAAGCCAGTTTGTTGGCAGTACAGCGCTTTACTAAAGATTACCCGCAAACACCAGATAGTTGGTCAGTTTCTTATAGCGCAGAGCAACTATTAAAAACCATTAATGCCCAGCTTTACCAACTTAGCCATGGCTTTAGTCATTCCCATGGTCAAGAGAATAAAGGCTACTTAACTACTTTTACGGCTTTAGTTTTAAAATCACAAACTGCTCACTTTTTTCATGTTGGCGACAGCCGCTTGTATCACTTGCGCGATGGCGTGTTACAGCAGCTAACTCAAGACCATACCACTATCTTATCTGATAAGAGGCAGTTTTTAGGCCGGGCTTTGGGGATGGATGCCAAGGTCTCGGCAGATTATGCCAATATTAGTATTTTGGCTGGCGATAGATTTTTACTGACTAGCGATGGTATTCACGATTTTATTACCGAGCCAAAACTAATTGAGCTGATGCAGCAAGCTGATCTTAAGCAAGCAGTAACAGCCTTGCATGATACCGCTATGGCCTCTGCCTCTAATGATAATTTAAGCGCTGTTTTGGTTGAGGTGTTAAGTATTCCAAAGCAAAGTTTAGATGATTTAAACCAACAATTAACCCGTTTACCTTTTCCACCTGCGCTAGAGCCTGGCATGAAAATAGATGGATATTTGGTACTAAAGGAGTTATTTGCCAGCAGTCGTAGCCATTTATATTTAGTTAAAGATGAGTCTACTGCAACTGAATTAGTGCTTAAATGCCCATCAATCAACTTTGACGATGATCATTTTTATATTGACCGTTTTATACGCGAAGAATGGATTGGCTTGCGGATCCAAAGTGAGCATGTAGTAAAAGTGATTCGCCAAGATAGGCCACGCACGTTTTTATATTATTTAATGGAATATTTACCCGGCCAAAGCTTAGATAAATGGTTTGCCGAGCAGCCGCAACCGTTAAAGCCATCGCTGGCTATTTCATTAGTAAAACAGATAGCTCAAGGTTTACAAGCTTTTCATCAAGTGGGGGCTATTCATCAAGACTTAAAGCCTGGCAATGTTTTACGTTTGCCAGATGGAAAACTTAAGGTGGTCGATTTTGGCTCGGTTTATGTAGCCAGCTTAGCTGAAATTTATAGCCCTATGCAGCAGGATATCGCTTTAGGTACGGCCAGTTATTCTGATCCGCAATATTTACTTGGCCACAACTCAGGTATTCAAGGTGATATTTATGCCTTAGCAACTATTAGCTATGAGCTGTTTACAGGTGGCCAGTTGCCTTACGGCGATGCGGTAGAAGAGTGCAGAACAGCCGCTGATTATGACAAGTTACGCTATCGTTCTGCCAGTCAGTTTAATGCTGTTATCCCAACTTGGTTTGATCGCGCTTTAGAAAAAGGGGTAAGTTTATCGCTAAACCAGCGTTATCAAACCCTGAACCAATTGCTTACCGACCTACAGCAGCCAAACCCAGAGTTTTTGCATCAAGAAGTAAAGCAAGAGCATAAAACCAACCCCTTACTATTTTGGCAGTTGTTGTCGGGGTTTTGGTTTATTACTTTGCTGTTAGTAGTGTGGCTGTTTATATTACGGCGTTAG